A single Dunckerocampus dactyliophorus isolate RoL2022-P2 chromosome 2, RoL_Ddac_1.1, whole genome shotgun sequence DNA region contains:
- the brsk1a gene encoding serine/threonine-protein kinase BRSK2 isoform X7 gives MSKELSLSQSAQYVGPYRLEKTLGKGQTGLVKLGVHCITGQKVAIKIVNREKLSESVLMKVEREIAILKLIEHPHVLKLHDVYENNKYLYLVLEHVSGGELFDYLVKKGRLTPKEARKFFRQIISALDFCHSHSICHRDLKPENLLLDEKNNIRIADFGMASLQVGDSLLETSCGSPHYACPEVIRGEKYDGRRADVWSCGVILFALLVGALPFDHDNLRQLLEKVKSGVFHMPHFIPPDCQSLLRGMIEVNPEKRLTLDTIQKHAWYLGGRNEPCPEQPPPRRVCVRRILSLTELDPDVLDSMHSLGCFRDRVKLTRDLQCEEENQEKMIYYLLLDRKERYPSYEDEDLPPRNDADPPRKRVDSPMLTRHGRCRPERKSLEVLSVTEQGSPTPPRRALDTAHSQRSRSVSGASTGLSSSPLSSPRVTPQGSPLPTPLGTPVHHPHHPSSTPPSSSSSSSSSRAEGGCGVGSLSLTPPSSPGGGSGIASSSSAHWRTRLNSFKNNLLGSPRFHRRKLQVPTSEDMSSLTPESSPELAKKSWFGNFISLEKEEQIFVVIRDKPLSSVKADIVHAFLSIPSLSHSVISQTSFRAEYKSSGGPSVFQKPVKFQVDIAFSEGERERDRERTEREGKRETGIYSVTFTLISGPSRRFRRVVETIQAQLLSSHDQPLVQALSDPFPDEKNSRPHRTPTRQNSRRSEGGGDRCEWGDRADGGGIGGSGGVLQRRGSAKERTRLLSTNGTQSQPQQATTSPY, from the exons ATGAGTAAGGAGCTGTCTCTGAGCCAGTCCGCTCAATATGTCGGGCCCTATCGACTGGAAAAAACGCTGGGAAAGGGGCAGACAG GACTGGTCAAGCTGGGCGTCCACTGCATCACAGGTCAAAAGGTCGCCATTAAAATAGTCAACCGGGAGAAGCTGTCTGAGTCGGTTTTGATGAAG GTTGAGAGGGAGATCGCCATCCTGAAACTGATTGAGCATCCTCACGTGTTGAAGCTGCACGatgtttacgagaataacaagTACCT ATACCTGGTATTGGAACATGTGTCAGGAGGAGAGCTGTTTGACTACCTGGTAAAAAAAGGCCGCCTGACTCCCAAAGAAGCCAGAAAGTTCTTCAGGCAGATCATCTCTGCTCTGGACTTCTGCCACAGTCACTCCATCTG CCACAGAGACCTGAAGCCTGAGAACCTGCTGCTGGATGAGAAGAACAACATCCGTATCGCTGACTTTGGCATGGCGTCCCTCCAGGTGGGAGACAGTCTGTTGGAGACCAGCTGTGG ATCACCACATTATGCTTGCCCTGAAGTCATACGA GGAGAGAAGTATGATGGAAGGAGAGCAGATGTATGGAGCTGTGGTGTCATTCTTTTTGCTCTGCTGGTG GGGGCCCTCCCCTTTGATCATGACAATTTACGCCAGCTCCTGGAGAAAGTCAAGAGTGGCGTGTTCCACATGCCACACTTTATACCCCCGGACTGCCAGTCCCTGCTCAGGGGCATGATTGAGGTCAACCCTGAAAAGCGACTCACG CTTGATACTATTCAGAAACATGCCTGGTATCT GGGTGGTCGTAATGAGCCTTGTCCCGAGCAGCCTCCTCCcagaagagtgtgtgtgagGCGAATCTTATCCCTGACTGAGCTGGACCCAGATGTGCTGGACAGCATGCACTCGCTGGGCTGTTTCAGAGACCGGGTCAAGCTCACACGTGATTTGCAATGTGAAGA AGAAAACCAGGAGAAGATGATTTATTATCTCCTGCTGGACAGAAAAGAGCGCTACCCAAGCTATGAGGATGAGGACTTGCCTCCACGCAATGATGCCG ATCCTCCTCGAAAGCGTGTTGACTCTCCCATGCTAACGCGACATGGACGCTGCCGCCCAGAGAGGAAGAGCCTGGAGGTGCTTAGTGTCACTGAACAGGGGTCTCCCACACCTCCACGCAGGGCCCTGGACACCGCACACAGCCAGAG GTCTCGCTCAGTGAGTGGAGCTTCCACTGGTCTCTCCTCCAGCCCTCTCAGTAGTCCCAGG GTCACACCCCAGGGCTCTCCGTTGCCCACGCCCTTGGGCACCCCTGTCCACCACCCTCACCACCCTTCCTCCAccccgccctcctcctcctcctcctcctcctcctcgcggGCAGAGGGAGGGTGCGGGGTGGGCTCTCTATCACTGACCCCGCCCTCCAGCCCAGGAGGGGGAAGCGGGATagcgtccagcagctccgcccATTGGAGGACGCGCCTCAATTCTTTTAAGAACAACTTGCTGGGCTCACCTCGGTTTCATCGCCGCAAACTGCAAG TTCCAACATCAGAAGACATGTCCAGTTTAACACCAGAGTCTAGCCCTGA GCTGGCTAAGAAGTCGTGGTTTGGCAACTTCATTAGCCTGGAGAAAGAGGAGCAGATCTTTGTGGTGATCAGAGACAAACCTTTGAGTTCTGTCAAAGCTGACATCGTCCACGCCTTCCTGTCT ATCCCGTCGCTCAGTCACAGCGTCATCTCCCAGACAAGCTTCAGGGCCGAATACAAGTCCTCCGGCGGCCCTTCCGTCTTCCAGAAGCCCGTCAAGTTCCAGGTGGATATTGCTTTCTCCGAGGGCGAGAGGGAGCGAGACCGGGAGAGGACCGAGAGGGAGGGCAAGAGGGAGACAGGAATCTACAGTGTGACGTTCACCCTCATATCAG GTCCAAGTCGCAGGTTCAGACGAGTGGTGGAAACGATTCAAGCCCAGCTTCTCAGCTCCCATGATCAACCCCTGGTGCAAGCCCTAT CTGATCCCTTCCCAGATGAGAAGAACAGCCGACCCCACAGGACCCCCACCCGCCAAAACTCGAGGCGCTCAGAGGGTGGGGGCGACAGGTGCGAGTGGGGCGACCGAGCAGAT
- the brsk1a gene encoding serine/threonine-protein kinase BRSK1 isoform X1, giving the protein MSKELSLSQSAQYVGPYRLEKTLGKGQTGLVKLGVHCITGQKVAIKIVNREKLSESVLMKVEREIAILKLIEHPHVLKLHDVYENNKYLYLVLEHVSGGELFDYLVKKGRLTPKEARKFFRQIISALDFCHSHSICHRDLKPENLLLDEKNNIRIADFGMASLQVGDSLLETSCGSPHYACPEVIRGEKYDGRRADVWSCGVILFALLVGALPFDHDNLRQLLEKVKSGVFHMPHFIPPDCQSLLRGMIEVNPEKRLTLDTIQKHAWYLGGRNEPCPEQPPPRRVCVRRILSLTELDPDVLDSMHSLGCFRDRVKLTRDLQCEEENQEKMIYYLLLDRKERYPSYEDEDLPPRNDADPPRKRVDSPMLTRHGRCRPERKSLEVLSVTEQGSPTPPRRALDTAHSQRSRSVSGASTGLSSSPLSSPRSYQSPIFTFSQSEVTSAAATPQTKEPKQGSTTTPRSARALNKPKAPPHPKTQTLPIKGPAERPHLQTIKSLPLHNPSSRSPSPSPLLSPIPRFFFPSSSVLKSVTKSLYPNSAHSVPQVTPQGSPLPTPLGTPVHHPHHPSSTPPSSSSSSSSSRAEGGCGVGSLSLTPPSSPGGGSGIASSSSAHWRTRLNSFKNNLLGSPRFHRRKLQVPTSEDMSSLTPESSPELAKKSWFGNFISLEKEEQIFVVIRDKPLSSVKADIVHAFLSIPSLSHSVISQTSFRAEYKSSGGPSVFQKPVKFQVDIAFSEGERERDRERTEREGKRETGIYSVTFTLISGPSRRFRRVVETIQAQLLSSHDQPLVQALSDPFPDEKNSRPHRTPTRQNSRRSEGGGDRCEWGDRADGGGIGGSGGVLQRRGSAKERTRLLSTNGTQSQPQQATTSPY; this is encoded by the exons ATGAGTAAGGAGCTGTCTCTGAGCCAGTCCGCTCAATATGTCGGGCCCTATCGACTGGAAAAAACGCTGGGAAAGGGGCAGACAG GACTGGTCAAGCTGGGCGTCCACTGCATCACAGGTCAAAAGGTCGCCATTAAAATAGTCAACCGGGAGAAGCTGTCTGAGTCGGTTTTGATGAAG GTTGAGAGGGAGATCGCCATCCTGAAACTGATTGAGCATCCTCACGTGTTGAAGCTGCACGatgtttacgagaataacaagTACCT ATACCTGGTATTGGAACATGTGTCAGGAGGAGAGCTGTTTGACTACCTGGTAAAAAAAGGCCGCCTGACTCCCAAAGAAGCCAGAAAGTTCTTCAGGCAGATCATCTCTGCTCTGGACTTCTGCCACAGTCACTCCATCTG CCACAGAGACCTGAAGCCTGAGAACCTGCTGCTGGATGAGAAGAACAACATCCGTATCGCTGACTTTGGCATGGCGTCCCTCCAGGTGGGAGACAGTCTGTTGGAGACCAGCTGTGG ATCACCACATTATGCTTGCCCTGAAGTCATACGA GGAGAGAAGTATGATGGAAGGAGAGCAGATGTATGGAGCTGTGGTGTCATTCTTTTTGCTCTGCTGGTG GGGGCCCTCCCCTTTGATCATGACAATTTACGCCAGCTCCTGGAGAAAGTCAAGAGTGGCGTGTTCCACATGCCACACTTTATACCCCCGGACTGCCAGTCCCTGCTCAGGGGCATGATTGAGGTCAACCCTGAAAAGCGACTCACG CTTGATACTATTCAGAAACATGCCTGGTATCT GGGTGGTCGTAATGAGCCTTGTCCCGAGCAGCCTCCTCCcagaagagtgtgtgtgagGCGAATCTTATCCCTGACTGAGCTGGACCCAGATGTGCTGGACAGCATGCACTCGCTGGGCTGTTTCAGAGACCGGGTCAAGCTCACACGTGATTTGCAATGTGAAGA AGAAAACCAGGAGAAGATGATTTATTATCTCCTGCTGGACAGAAAAGAGCGCTACCCAAGCTATGAGGATGAGGACTTGCCTCCACGCAATGATGCCG ATCCTCCTCGAAAGCGTGTTGACTCTCCCATGCTAACGCGACATGGACGCTGCCGCCCAGAGAGGAAGAGCCTGGAGGTGCTTAGTGTCACTGAACAGGGGTCTCCCACACCTCCACGCAGGGCCCTGGACACCGCACACAGCCAGAG GTCTCGCTCAGTGAGTGGAGCTTCCACTGGTCTCTCCTCCAGCCCTCTCAGTAGTCCCAGG TCCTATCAAAGCCCCATCTTCactttcagccaatcagaggtcaCCTCTGCTGCTGCTACCCCCCAAACAAAGGAGCCCAAACAAGGAAGCACCACGACACCTCGCTCAGCACGGGCTCTCAACAAGCCCAAAGCTCCCCCCCATCCAAAGACCCAGACCCTGCCCATCAAGGGACCCGCCGAACGGCCTCACCTCCAGACCATCAAATCCCTGCCTCTGCACAACCCATCCTCCCGCTCACCCTCCCCTTCTCCGCTTCTCTCACCCATCCCCCGTTTCTTCTTTCCTTCGTCATCTGTCCTAAAGTCCGTGACTAAGAGCTTGTACCCAAACTCTGCCCACTCTGTGCCACAGGTCACACCCCAGGGCTCTCCGTTGCCCACGCCCTTGGGCACCCCTGTCCACCACCCTCACCACCCTTCCTCCAccccgccctcctcctcctcctcctcctcctcctcgcggGCAGAGGGAGGGTGCGGGGTGGGCTCTCTATCACTGACCCCGCCCTCCAGCCCAGGAGGGGGAAGCGGGATagcgtccagcagctccgcccATTGGAGGACGCGCCTCAATTCTTTTAAGAACAACTTGCTGGGCTCACCTCGGTTTCATCGCCGCAAACTGCAAG TTCCAACATCAGAAGACATGTCCAGTTTAACACCAGAGTCTAGCCCTGA GCTGGCTAAGAAGTCGTGGTTTGGCAACTTCATTAGCCTGGAGAAAGAGGAGCAGATCTTTGTGGTGATCAGAGACAAACCTTTGAGTTCTGTCAAAGCTGACATCGTCCACGCCTTCCTGTCT ATCCCGTCGCTCAGTCACAGCGTCATCTCCCAGACAAGCTTCAGGGCCGAATACAAGTCCTCCGGCGGCCCTTCCGTCTTCCAGAAGCCCGTCAAGTTCCAGGTGGATATTGCTTTCTCCGAGGGCGAGAGGGAGCGAGACCGGGAGAGGACCGAGAGGGAGGGCAAGAGGGAGACAGGAATCTACAGTGTGACGTTCACCCTCATATCAG GTCCAAGTCGCAGGTTCAGACGAGTGGTGGAAACGATTCAAGCCCAGCTTCTCAGCTCCCATGATCAACCCCTGGTGCAAGCCCTAT CTGATCCCTTCCCAGATGAGAAGAACAGCCGACCCCACAGGACCCCCACCCGCCAAAACTCGAGGCGCTCAGAGGGTGGGGGCGACAGGTGCGAGTGGGGCGACCGAGCAGAT
- the brsk1a gene encoding serine/threonine-protein kinase BRSK2 isoform X6, whose protein sequence is MSKELSLSQSAQYVGPYRLEKTLGKGQTGLVKLGVHCITGQKVAIKIVNREKLSESVLMKVEREIAILKLIEHPHVLKLHDVYENNKYLYLVLEHVSGGELFDYLVKKGRLTPKEARKFFRQIISALDFCHSHSICHRDLKPENLLLDEKNNIRIADFGMASLQVGDSLLETSCGSPHYACPEVIRGEKYDGRRADVWSCGVILFALLVGALPFDHDNLRQLLEKVKSGVFHMPHFIPPDCQSLLRGMIEVNPEKRLTLDTIQKHAWYLGGRNEPCPEQPPPRRVCVRRILSLTELDPDVLDSMHSLGCFRDRVKLTRDLQCEEENQEKMIYYLLLDRKERYPSYEDEDLPPRNDADPPRKRVDSPMLTRHGRCRPERKSLEVLSVTEQGSPTPPRRALDTAHSQRSRSVSGASTGLSSSPLSSPRSYQSPIFTFSQSEVTSAAATPQTKEPKQGSTTTPRSARALNKPKAPPHPKTQTLPIKGPAERPHLQTIKSLPLHNPSSRSPSPSPLLSPIPRFFFPSSSVLKSVTKSLYPNSAHSVPQVTPQGSPLPTPLGTPVHHPHHPSSTPPSSSSSSSSSRAEGGCGVGSLSLTPPSSPGGGSGIASSSSAHWRTRLNSFKNNLLGSPRFHRRKLQVPTSEDMSSLTPESSPELAKKSWFGNFISLEKEEQIFVVIRDKPLSSVKADIVHAFLSSVGLSASSLSPHRADPVAQSQRHLPDKLQGRIQVLRRPFRLPEARQVPGGYCFLRGREGARPGEDREGGQEGDRNLQCDVHPHIRSKSQVQTSGGNDSSPASQLP, encoded by the exons ATGAGTAAGGAGCTGTCTCTGAGCCAGTCCGCTCAATATGTCGGGCCCTATCGACTGGAAAAAACGCTGGGAAAGGGGCAGACAG GACTGGTCAAGCTGGGCGTCCACTGCATCACAGGTCAAAAGGTCGCCATTAAAATAGTCAACCGGGAGAAGCTGTCTGAGTCGGTTTTGATGAAG GTTGAGAGGGAGATCGCCATCCTGAAACTGATTGAGCATCCTCACGTGTTGAAGCTGCACGatgtttacgagaataacaagTACCT ATACCTGGTATTGGAACATGTGTCAGGAGGAGAGCTGTTTGACTACCTGGTAAAAAAAGGCCGCCTGACTCCCAAAGAAGCCAGAAAGTTCTTCAGGCAGATCATCTCTGCTCTGGACTTCTGCCACAGTCACTCCATCTG CCACAGAGACCTGAAGCCTGAGAACCTGCTGCTGGATGAGAAGAACAACATCCGTATCGCTGACTTTGGCATGGCGTCCCTCCAGGTGGGAGACAGTCTGTTGGAGACCAGCTGTGG ATCACCACATTATGCTTGCCCTGAAGTCATACGA GGAGAGAAGTATGATGGAAGGAGAGCAGATGTATGGAGCTGTGGTGTCATTCTTTTTGCTCTGCTGGTG GGGGCCCTCCCCTTTGATCATGACAATTTACGCCAGCTCCTGGAGAAAGTCAAGAGTGGCGTGTTCCACATGCCACACTTTATACCCCCGGACTGCCAGTCCCTGCTCAGGGGCATGATTGAGGTCAACCCTGAAAAGCGACTCACG CTTGATACTATTCAGAAACATGCCTGGTATCT GGGTGGTCGTAATGAGCCTTGTCCCGAGCAGCCTCCTCCcagaagagtgtgtgtgagGCGAATCTTATCCCTGACTGAGCTGGACCCAGATGTGCTGGACAGCATGCACTCGCTGGGCTGTTTCAGAGACCGGGTCAAGCTCACACGTGATTTGCAATGTGAAGA AGAAAACCAGGAGAAGATGATTTATTATCTCCTGCTGGACAGAAAAGAGCGCTACCCAAGCTATGAGGATGAGGACTTGCCTCCACGCAATGATGCCG ATCCTCCTCGAAAGCGTGTTGACTCTCCCATGCTAACGCGACATGGACGCTGCCGCCCAGAGAGGAAGAGCCTGGAGGTGCTTAGTGTCACTGAACAGGGGTCTCCCACACCTCCACGCAGGGCCCTGGACACCGCACACAGCCAGAG GTCTCGCTCAGTGAGTGGAGCTTCCACTGGTCTCTCCTCCAGCCCTCTCAGTAGTCCCAGG TCCTATCAAAGCCCCATCTTCactttcagccaatcagaggtcaCCTCTGCTGCTGCTACCCCCCAAACAAAGGAGCCCAAACAAGGAAGCACCACGACACCTCGCTCAGCACGGGCTCTCAACAAGCCCAAAGCTCCCCCCCATCCAAAGACCCAGACCCTGCCCATCAAGGGACCCGCCGAACGGCCTCACCTCCAGACCATCAAATCCCTGCCTCTGCACAACCCATCCTCCCGCTCACCCTCCCCTTCTCCGCTTCTCTCACCCATCCCCCGTTTCTTCTTTCCTTCGTCATCTGTCCTAAAGTCCGTGACTAAGAGCTTGTACCCAAACTCTGCCCACTCTGTGCCACAGGTCACACCCCAGGGCTCTCCGTTGCCCACGCCCTTGGGCACCCCTGTCCACCACCCTCACCACCCTTCCTCCAccccgccctcctcctcctcctcctcctcctcctcgcggGCAGAGGGAGGGTGCGGGGTGGGCTCTCTATCACTGACCCCGCCCTCCAGCCCAGGAGGGGGAAGCGGGATagcgtccagcagctccgcccATTGGAGGACGCGCCTCAATTCTTTTAAGAACAACTTGCTGGGCTCACCTCGGTTTCATCGCCGCAAACTGCAAG TTCCAACATCAGAAGACATGTCCAGTTTAACACCAGAGTCTAGCCCTGA GCTGGCTAAGAAGTCGTGGTTTGGCAACTTCATTAGCCTGGAGAAAGAGGAGCAGATCTTTGTGGTGATCAGAGACAAACCTTTGAGTTCTGTCAAAGCTGACATCGTCCACGCCTTCCTGTCT TCTGTCGGTCTCTCTGCTTCTTCTCTGTCTCCCCACCGTGCAGATCCCGTCGCTCAGTCACAGCGTCATCTCCCAGACAAGCTTCAGGGCCGAATACAAGTCCTCCGGCGGCCCTTCCGTCTTCCAGAAGCCCGTCAAGTTCCAGGTGGATATTGCTTTCTCCGAGGGCGAGAGGGAGCGAGACCGGGAGAGGACCGAGAGGGAGGGCAAGAGGGAGACAGGAATCTACAGTGTGACGTTCACCCTCATATCAG GTCCAAGTCGCAGGTTCAGACGAGTGGTGGAAACGATTCAAGCCCAGCTTCTCAGCTCCCATGA
- the brsk1a gene encoding serine/threonine-protein kinase BRSK2 isoform X4, whose amino-acid sequence MSKELSLSQSAQYVGPYRLEKTLGKGQTGLVKLGVHCITGQKVAIKIVNREKLSESVLMKVEREIAILKLIEHPHVLKLHDVYENNKYLYLVLEHVSGGELFDYLVKKGRLTPKEARKFFRQIISALDFCHSHSICHRDLKPENLLLDEKNNIRIADFGMASLQVGDSLLETSCGSPHYACPEVIRGEKYDGRRADVWSCGVILFALLVGALPFDHDNLRQLLEKVKSGVFHMPHFIPPDCQSLLRGMIEVNPEKRLTLDTIQKHAWYLGGRNEPCPEQPPPRRVCVRRILSLTELDPDVLDSMHSLGCFRDRVKLTRDLQCEEENQEKMIYYLLLDRKERYPSYEDEDLPPRNDADPPRKRVDSPMLTRHGRCRPERKSLEVLSVTEQGSPTPPRRALDTAHSQRSRSVSGASTGLSSSPLSSPRSYQSPIFTFSQSEVTSAAATPQTKEPKQGSTTTPRSARALNKPKAPPHPKTQTLPIKGPAERPHLQTIKSLPLHNPSSRSPSPSPLLSPIPRFFFPSSSVLKSVTKSLYPNSAHSVPQVTPQGSPLPTPLGTPVHHPHHPSSTPPSSSSSSSSSRAEGGCGVGSLSLTPPSSPGGGSGIASSSSAHWRTRLNSFKNNLLGSPRFHRRKLQVPTSEDMSSLTPESSPELAKKSWFGNFISLEKEEQIFVVIRDKPLSSVKADIVHAFLSIPSLSHSVISQTSFRAEYKSSGGPSVFQKPVKFQVDIAFSEGERERDRERTEREGKRETGIYSVTFTLISGPSRRFRRVVETIQAQLLSSHDQPLVQALSDEKNSRPHRTPTRQNSRRSEGGGDRCEWGDRADGGGIGGSGGVLQRRGSAKERTRLLSTNGTQSQP is encoded by the exons ATGAGTAAGGAGCTGTCTCTGAGCCAGTCCGCTCAATATGTCGGGCCCTATCGACTGGAAAAAACGCTGGGAAAGGGGCAGACAG GACTGGTCAAGCTGGGCGTCCACTGCATCACAGGTCAAAAGGTCGCCATTAAAATAGTCAACCGGGAGAAGCTGTCTGAGTCGGTTTTGATGAAG GTTGAGAGGGAGATCGCCATCCTGAAACTGATTGAGCATCCTCACGTGTTGAAGCTGCACGatgtttacgagaataacaagTACCT ATACCTGGTATTGGAACATGTGTCAGGAGGAGAGCTGTTTGACTACCTGGTAAAAAAAGGCCGCCTGACTCCCAAAGAAGCCAGAAAGTTCTTCAGGCAGATCATCTCTGCTCTGGACTTCTGCCACAGTCACTCCATCTG CCACAGAGACCTGAAGCCTGAGAACCTGCTGCTGGATGAGAAGAACAACATCCGTATCGCTGACTTTGGCATGGCGTCCCTCCAGGTGGGAGACAGTCTGTTGGAGACCAGCTGTGG ATCACCACATTATGCTTGCCCTGAAGTCATACGA GGAGAGAAGTATGATGGAAGGAGAGCAGATGTATGGAGCTGTGGTGTCATTCTTTTTGCTCTGCTGGTG GGGGCCCTCCCCTTTGATCATGACAATTTACGCCAGCTCCTGGAGAAAGTCAAGAGTGGCGTGTTCCACATGCCACACTTTATACCCCCGGACTGCCAGTCCCTGCTCAGGGGCATGATTGAGGTCAACCCTGAAAAGCGACTCACG CTTGATACTATTCAGAAACATGCCTGGTATCT GGGTGGTCGTAATGAGCCTTGTCCCGAGCAGCCTCCTCCcagaagagtgtgtgtgagGCGAATCTTATCCCTGACTGAGCTGGACCCAGATGTGCTGGACAGCATGCACTCGCTGGGCTGTTTCAGAGACCGGGTCAAGCTCACACGTGATTTGCAATGTGAAGA AGAAAACCAGGAGAAGATGATTTATTATCTCCTGCTGGACAGAAAAGAGCGCTACCCAAGCTATGAGGATGAGGACTTGCCTCCACGCAATGATGCCG ATCCTCCTCGAAAGCGTGTTGACTCTCCCATGCTAACGCGACATGGACGCTGCCGCCCAGAGAGGAAGAGCCTGGAGGTGCTTAGTGTCACTGAACAGGGGTCTCCCACACCTCCACGCAGGGCCCTGGACACCGCACACAGCCAGAG GTCTCGCTCAGTGAGTGGAGCTTCCACTGGTCTCTCCTCCAGCCCTCTCAGTAGTCCCAGG TCCTATCAAAGCCCCATCTTCactttcagccaatcagaggtcaCCTCTGCTGCTGCTACCCCCCAAACAAAGGAGCCCAAACAAGGAAGCACCACGACACCTCGCTCAGCACGGGCTCTCAACAAGCCCAAAGCTCCCCCCCATCCAAAGACCCAGACCCTGCCCATCAAGGGACCCGCCGAACGGCCTCACCTCCAGACCATCAAATCCCTGCCTCTGCACAACCCATCCTCCCGCTCACCCTCCCCTTCTCCGCTTCTCTCACCCATCCCCCGTTTCTTCTTTCCTTCGTCATCTGTCCTAAAGTCCGTGACTAAGAGCTTGTACCCAAACTCTGCCCACTCTGTGCCACAGGTCACACCCCAGGGCTCTCCGTTGCCCACGCCCTTGGGCACCCCTGTCCACCACCCTCACCACCCTTCCTCCAccccgccctcctcctcctcctcctcctcctcctcgcggGCAGAGGGAGGGTGCGGGGTGGGCTCTCTATCACTGACCCCGCCCTCCAGCCCAGGAGGGGGAAGCGGGATagcgtccagcagctccgcccATTGGAGGACGCGCCTCAATTCTTTTAAGAACAACTTGCTGGGCTCACCTCGGTTTCATCGCCGCAAACTGCAAG TTCCAACATCAGAAGACATGTCCAGTTTAACACCAGAGTCTAGCCCTGA GCTGGCTAAGAAGTCGTGGTTTGGCAACTTCATTAGCCTGGAGAAAGAGGAGCAGATCTTTGTGGTGATCAGAGACAAACCTTTGAGTTCTGTCAAAGCTGACATCGTCCACGCCTTCCTGTCT ATCCCGTCGCTCAGTCACAGCGTCATCTCCCAGACAAGCTTCAGGGCCGAATACAAGTCCTCCGGCGGCCCTTCCGTCTTCCAGAAGCCCGTCAAGTTCCAGGTGGATATTGCTTTCTCCGAGGGCGAGAGGGAGCGAGACCGGGAGAGGACCGAGAGGGAGGGCAAGAGGGAGACAGGAATCTACAGTGTGACGTTCACCCTCATATCAG GTCCAAGTCGCAGGTTCAGACGAGTGGTGGAAACGATTCAAGCCCAGCTTCTCAGCTCCCATGATCAACCCCTGGTGCAAGCCCTATCTG ATGAGAAGAACAGCCGACCCCACAGGACCCCCACCCGCCAAAACTCGAGGCGCTCAGAGGGTGGGGGCGACAGGTGCGAGTGGGGCGACCGAGCAGAT